A window from Populus trichocarpa isolate Nisqually-1 chromosome 3, P.trichocarpa_v4.1, whole genome shotgun sequence encodes these proteins:
- the LOC18096691 gene encoding uncharacterized protein LOC18096691 isoform X3 — MIRHHMLNRFCPHGIQDIQQSKILPNRHLLLTFNKAYQFSSITSVTLLDCWTVAWVIALTWFFLGTRYTLWQLLGAAVCVLGLGLVLLSDAGVGGGGGSKPVLGDFLVIAGTIFFALSNVGEEFCVKKKGRVEVVAMIGVYGFLVSAVELSIVELKSLEAVAWSKDIVFAIAGYTLSMFLFYSLAPFVLKLSGATMFNLSILTADMWAVVFRVFFYHQQVDWLYFLSFAIVAIGLIIYSLTEEGERGSSPAPPDGDSNAEYQVLHENAEVGL; from the exons ATGATCAGGCATCACATGCTGAATAGATTCTGCCCACACGGCATCCAAGATATACAGCAGTCTAAAATCCTTCCAAACCGCCACCTCCTTCTAACTT TTAACAAAGCATACCAGTTCTCATCAATAACTAGCGTGACATTATTGGACTGCTGGACAGTAGCATGGGTTATAGCTCTCACTTGGTTCTTTCTGGGAACTCGCTATACCTTATGGCAGCTGCTTGGTGCTGCCGTCTGCGTATTAGGGCTTGGTTTAGTGCTCCTCTCCGATGCCGGGGTGGGTGGAGGAG GTGGTTCAAAGCCCGTTTTAGGTGATTTCCTTGTTATTGCTGGGACAATTTTCTTTGCCTTGAGCAATGTTGGTGAG GAATTCTGCGTGAAGAAAAAAGGTCGTGTTGAAGTGGTGGCAATGATCGGTGTTTATGGATTCCTAGTGAGTGCAGTTGAGTT ATCTATAGTGGAGCTAAAGAGTTTGGAAGCAGTCGCCTGGTCTAAAGATATT GTATTTGCCATTGCTGGCTACACTCTATCCATGTTCTTATTCTATTCTCTCGCTCCCTTCGTTCTAAAG tTAAGTGGAGCCACAATGTTCAACCTGTCTATTCTCACAGCCGACATGTGGGCTGTCGTTTTCCGTGTCTTTTTCTACCACCAACAG GTTGATTGGttatactttctttcttttgcaatTGTAGCGATTGGATTAATCATTTACTCCTTAAC GGAGGAGGGGGAGCGAGGTTCTTCGCCAGCTCCGCCGGACGGGGATTCCAATGCAGAATACCAAGTGCTTCATGAAAATGCAGAAGTGGGGCTATGA
- the LOC18096692 gene encoding glycerol kinase, whose amino-acid sequence MAKTKEAAFIGSIDQGTSSTRFIIYDRNSRCVGSHQVEFTQLYPQAGWVEHDPMEILESVKVCMAKAVDNASAEGHNVDAALKAIGLTNQRETTLVWSKSTGRPLYNAIVWMDVRTTSVCRRLEKEMPGGRTHFVETCGLPISTYFSAMKLIWLMENVDAVKEGIKKKDALFGTVDSWLIWNLTGGVKGGLHVTDVSNASRTMLMNLKTLEWDKPTLETLKIPAEILPKIISNSEIIGKITEGWPLVGFPIAGCLGDQHAAMVGQACKKGEAKSTYGTGAFILRNTGEEVVHSTHGLLTTLAFKLGSKAPANYALEGSIAIAGAAVQWLRDSLGVIKSAGEIEELASQVDTTGGVYFVPAFNGLFAPWWRDDARGVCIGITRFTSKAHIARAVLESMCFQVKDVLDSMHKDAAGTEEEEFLLRVDGGATVNNLLMQIQADLLGSPVVRPADIETTALGAAYAAGLAVGVWTEEEIFASGEKSKSDTTFRPKLNEELRKKKVDSWFKAVERTFDLADLSI is encoded by the exons ATGGCGAAAACAAAGGAGGCTGCCTTCATTGGCTCCATTGATCAAGGCACAAGCAGCACCAGATTCATCATCTATGACCGTAACTCTCGCTGTGTTGGATCTCACCAGGTTGAGTTCACCCAGCTCTATCCTCAAGCCGG ATGGGTGGAGCATGACCCAATGGAAATACTGGAGAGTGTGAAGGTGTGCATGGCAAAGGCAGTGGACAATGCTTCGGCAGAGGGGCATAATGTGGACGCTGCTTTGAAGGCTATTGGTTTGACCAATCAGAGAGAAACTACTCTTGTTTGGAGCAAATCCACTGGTCGTCCCCTCTATAATGCCATTGTTTGGATGGATGTTCGCACCACTTCTGTTTGCAG GAGGCTGGAGAAAGAAATGCCAGGAGGAAGGACTCATTTCGTTGAGACATGCGGATTGCCAATTAGCACTTATTTCAGTGCCATGAAGTTAATCTGGTTGATGGAAAATGTGGATGCGGTTAAAGAGGGTATCAAGAAGAAAGATGCTTTGTTTGGAACGGTAGATTCTTGGTTGATCTGGAATTTAACTGGCGGAGTAAAGGGTGGCTTGCATGTGACTGATGTCTCTAATGCATCTCGAACTATGCTCATGAATCTTAAGACTCTTGAATGGGATAAACCTACATTAGAAACCCTGAAAATCCCAGCTGAAATTCTTCCAAAAATTATCAGTAATTCTGAGATTATTGGAAAGATCACAGAGGGATGGCCGCTTGTTGGTTTCCCAATTGCTGGATGTCTTGGTGACCAACACGCTGCGATGGTTGGGCAAGCTTGTAAAAAGGGTGAGGCTAAGAGCACTTATGGAACTGGTGCTTTCATACTTCGCAACACGGGTGAGGAGGTGGTACATTCAACGCATGGGCTTCTAACCACCTTGGCATTTAAGCTTGGCTCAAAAGCGCCAGCAAACTATGCACTTGAAGGCTCAATTGCTATTGCTGGGGCTGCAGTTCAATGGCTCAGAGATAGTCTTGGAGTAATTAAAAGCGCGGGTGAAATCGAGGAACTGGCATCTCAGGTTGACACAACTGGTGGGGTTTATTTTGTTCCTGCCTTCAATGGATTGTTTGCTCCATGGTGGCGTGATGATGCTCGTGGGGTTTGTATTGGGATCACAAGGTTTACAAGCAAGGCTCACATTGCTCGAGCTGTGCTTGAGAGCATGTGTTTTCAAGTGAAGGATGTGTTAGATTCAATGCATAAAGATGCCGCAGGTACTGAGGAGGAAGAATTCTTGCTTAGAGTGGATGGTGGTGCTACTGTCAACAACCTCTTGATGCAGATTCAG GCTGACTTGCTAGGGAGCCCTGTGGTGAGACCTGCTGATATTGAGACAACAGCCCTCGGAGCAGCCTATGCTGCTGGTTTAGCTGTCGGGGTTTGGACAGAAGAAGAGATTTTTGCTTCTGGAGAAAAGTCCAAGTCTGACACCACTTTCCGTCCCAAACTAAATGAGGagctgaggaagaagaaggtggATTCGTGGTTCAAAGCTGTTGAAAGGACTTTTGACTTGGCTGATCTTTCCATTTGA
- the LOC18096691 gene encoding uncharacterized protein LOC18096691 isoform X1 — MSCLYEINRWWRSHVNLWTLYLLFLGQMVSFVLAMGSITSSLVASLGVDAPLTQSSFNYLALALIYGSILLYRRQKLQVSWYWYLLLGFVDVQGNYLVNKAYQFSSITSVTLLDCWTVAWVIALTWFFLGTRYTLWQLLGAAVCVLGLGLVLLSDAGVGGGGGSKPVLGDFLVIAGTIFFALSNVGEEFCVKKKGRVEVVAMIGVYGFLVSAVELSIVELKSLEAVAWSKDIVFAIAGYTLSMFLFYSLAPFVLKLSGATMFNLSILTADMWAVVFRVFFYHQQVDWLYFLSFAIVAIGLIIYSLTEEGERGSSPAPPDGDSNAEYQVLHENAEVGL, encoded by the exons ATGAGCTGCTTGTATGAAATTAACAGGTGGTGGAGAAGCCACGTAAATCTGTGGACACTGTACTTACTGTTCCTAGGTCAGATGGTGTCTTTTGTGCTTGCAATGGGCAGCATCACTTCTTCTCTAGTAGCCAGTCTTG GTGTTGACGCGCCCCTTACACAATCATCCTTCAATTACTTGGCCTTAGCTTTGATTTATGGCAGCATATTGCTGTACAGGCGCCAAAAACTACAG GTTTCTTGGTACTGGTATCTCCTTCTAGGCTTCGTTGATGTTCAAGGAAATTATCTTG TTAACAAAGCATACCAGTTCTCATCAATAACTAGCGTGACATTATTGGACTGCTGGACAGTAGCATGGGTTATAGCTCTCACTTGGTTCTTTCTGGGAACTCGCTATACCTTATGGCAGCTGCTTGGTGCTGCCGTCTGCGTATTAGGGCTTGGTTTAGTGCTCCTCTCCGATGCCGGGGTGGGTGGAGGAG GTGGTTCAAAGCCCGTTTTAGGTGATTTCCTTGTTATTGCTGGGACAATTTTCTTTGCCTTGAGCAATGTTGGTGAG GAATTCTGCGTGAAGAAAAAAGGTCGTGTTGAAGTGGTGGCAATGATCGGTGTTTATGGATTCCTAGTGAGTGCAGTTGAGTT ATCTATAGTGGAGCTAAAGAGTTTGGAAGCAGTCGCCTGGTCTAAAGATATT GTATTTGCCATTGCTGGCTACACTCTATCCATGTTCTTATTCTATTCTCTCGCTCCCTTCGTTCTAAAG tTAAGTGGAGCCACAATGTTCAACCTGTCTATTCTCACAGCCGACATGTGGGCTGTCGTTTTCCGTGTCTTTTTCTACCACCAACAG GTTGATTGGttatactttctttcttttgcaatTGTAGCGATTGGATTAATCATTTACTCCTTAAC GGAGGAGGGGGAGCGAGGTTCTTCGCCAGCTCCGCCGGACGGGGATTCCAATGCAGAATACCAAGTGCTTCATGAAAATGCAGAAGTGGGGCTATGA
- the LOC18096691 gene encoding uncharacterized protein LOC18096691 isoform X2, whose amino-acid sequence MSCLYEINRWWRSHVNLWTLYLLFLGQMVSFVLAMGSITSSLVASLGVDAPLTQSSFNYLALALIYGSILLYRRQKLQVSWYWYLLLGFVDVQGNYLGGSKPVLGDFLVIAGTIFFALSNVGEEFCVKKKGRVEVVAMIGVYGFLVSAVELSIVELKSLEAVAWSKDIVFAIAGYTLSMFLFYSLAPFVLKLSGATMFNLSILTADMWAVVFRVFFYHQQVDWLYFLSFAIVAIGLIIYSLTEEGERGSSPAPPDGDSNAEYQVLHENAEVGL is encoded by the exons ATGAGCTGCTTGTATGAAATTAACAGGTGGTGGAGAAGCCACGTAAATCTGTGGACACTGTACTTACTGTTCCTAGGTCAGATGGTGTCTTTTGTGCTTGCAATGGGCAGCATCACTTCTTCTCTAGTAGCCAGTCTTG GTGTTGACGCGCCCCTTACACAATCATCCTTCAATTACTTGGCCTTAGCTTTGATTTATGGCAGCATATTGCTGTACAGGCGCCAAAAACTACAG GTTTCTTGGTACTGGTATCTCCTTCTAGGCTTCGTTGATGTTCAAGGAAATTATCTTG GTGGTTCAAAGCCCGTTTTAGGTGATTTCCTTGTTATTGCTGGGACAATTTTCTTTGCCTTGAGCAATGTTGGTGAG GAATTCTGCGTGAAGAAAAAAGGTCGTGTTGAAGTGGTGGCAATGATCGGTGTTTATGGATTCCTAGTGAGTGCAGTTGAGTT ATCTATAGTGGAGCTAAAGAGTTTGGAAGCAGTCGCCTGGTCTAAAGATATT GTATTTGCCATTGCTGGCTACACTCTATCCATGTTCTTATTCTATTCTCTCGCTCCCTTCGTTCTAAAG tTAAGTGGAGCCACAATGTTCAACCTGTCTATTCTCACAGCCGACATGTGGGCTGTCGTTTTCCGTGTCTTTTTCTACCACCAACAG GTTGATTGGttatactttctttcttttgcaatTGTAGCGATTGGATTAATCATTTACTCCTTAAC GGAGGAGGGGGAGCGAGGTTCTTCGCCAGCTCCGCCGGACGGGGATTCCAATGCAGAATACCAAGTGCTTCATGAAAATGCAGAAGTGGGGCTATGA
- the LOC18096693 gene encoding protein REDUCED CHLOROPLAST COVERAGE 3 — translation MAPRSGRGKSNKARAERKRKEEKSVPSVVDVTVITPYESQVVLKGISTDRILDVKKLLAASVQTCHLTNYSLSHEVKGHGLHDRVEIISLKPCLLKIIEEDYTEESQAVAHVRRLLDIVACTTRFSNKSRRPSQSISQSKRSNSSRSPRTSTPATPLSDDAASETTSVSAAMSESMDMAAIHPTPKLSEFYDFFSFSHLPPPILDLRRCSEVKDGEERSRPGDYFEFQVKICNGKLIKVVASVKGFYAVGKQFSQSHSVVDLLQNLSRAFANAYDSLMKAFVEHNKFGNLPYGFRANTWLVPPSVADSPSNFPSLPVEDESWGGNGGGQGRYGGYDLRPWATDFAILASLPCKTEEERVVRDRKALLLHSQFVDVSIFKAVGAIQGVIDSNLQARDTISGSFLLEDHVGDLSIVVERDAADASLKTVVKVNGNHLSGIPAKEIAQRNLLKGVTADESVVVHDTSSLSTVIVRLCGYTATVKVVGNVKKKKFDAQDIEIDDLPDGGANALNINSLRVLLHKCCSAESSLGQSSHSTLEELEASRCLIRKVIKESLTKQEEKPIASERSIRWELGSCWLQHLQKHEASKDTNSKSPEDNSENEQAVKGLGKEFKFLKKRDMKLTVTSTHDREEIESGLCSQAMGINAGQHSNDESNIGCELRRLVSEEAFLRLKESGTGLHLKSADELLQTAYRYYDEVALPKLVTDFGSLELSPVDGRTLTDFMHFRGLQMRSLGRVVELAEKLPHIQSLCVHEMVTRAFKHILKVVIASINNISDLSAAIASSLNFLLGSCGVEGSDQTMKDDHALKLQWLRTFLSQRFGWTLKDEFQHLRKLSILRGLCHKVGLELVPRDYDMECSNPFRKCDIISVVPVCKNVGCSSADGRTLLESSKVALDKGKLEDAVNYGTKALAKMIAVCGPYHRTTASAYSLLAVVLYHTGDFNQATIYQQKALDINERELGLDHPDTMKSYGDLSVFYYRLQHVELALKYVNRALFLLQFACGLSHPNTAATYINVAMMEEGMGNVHVALRYLHEALKCNQRLLGADHIQTAASYHAIAIALSLMEAYSLSVQHEQTTLKILQAKLGTEDLRTQDAAAWLEYFESKALEQQEAARNGTPKPDASIASKGHLSVSDLLDYISPDQDSRGSDALRKQRRAKVLQVSDKSYQVHQDVMVKDGLGNAMVMTDDGNTQEQGVDMIHNEEAEENDDITKYRPTVAGEVVEETTSDEGWLEANPKGRSWKAAGRKSGRRRPALAKLNINTAEYSSNRERRYRSQIISPAQRKTPRTITMEVSPAKQSIELQAKATVSKPFCAPANLTAMASKSLSYKEVAVAPPGMALKPSQEIVEESSGAKPETQICGVVPETFKEEESNDIPVIDNKPGPDEAEGTHESETQPEKSGPEVEEISSSNQEKYIEKNGSKLSAAAEPFNPGVCPLVHPLNSASAPSIYDATASQGMLVVPAVAPPLARVPRGPRSPLYYRTAQSYHMRQGLLKYRTHLATQPRSMNPHAPEFVPSRAWQTNPENGDSAISTEMKSLLETSKAREEEEDFDEESGNEVQDCSTKRTTSETEKAELARQILLSFIVKSVQNNIDGGSETLGSKRLDSSESSSDAIANDTAIIKILYGNEGKTKLVTQSSDGEQLKTPDANKNNHGDGEGFIVVTKRRRNKQQFTNGVAGLYNQQSLCAPVL, via the exons AGGACTACACAGAGGAGTCACAAGCCGTAGCTCATGTACGGAGGCTGCTGGACATCGTAGCCTGCACAACCAGGTTCTCCAACAAATCCAGGCGACCGTCACAGTCAATATCACAATCCAAACGGTCTAATAGTTCTAGGTCTCCACGGACCAGTACTCCTGCAACGCCACTGTCCGACGATGCAGCATCCGAAACGACGTCGGTGTCGGCGGCGATGTCGGAGAGTATGGACATGGCGGCGATTCACCCGACGCCGAAGCTGTCTGAGTTTTATgacttcttctccttttctcacCTCCCGCCTCCTATTCtcg ATTTGAGACGATGCAGTGAGGTTAAGGATGGAGAGGAAAGGTCACGACCGGgtgattattttgaatttcag GTTAAGATATGCAATGGAAAGCTAATAAAGGTGGTTGCTTCAGTAAAAGGCTTTTATGCAGTGGGAAAGCAATTTTCCCAAAGCCATTCCGTGGTGGATCTTCTTCAAAATCTCAGCCGAGCTTTTGCCAAT GCATATGATTCCCTTATGAAGGCTTTTGTAGAGCATAATAAG TTCGGTAATCTTCCTTACGGATTTCGTGCAAATACATGGCTTGTTCCTCCATCTGTTGCAGACTCTCCATCAAACTTTCCATCCCTTCCTGTAGAAGACGAGAGCTGGGGTGGCAATGGTGGAGGGCAAGGAAGATATGGTGGATATGATCTTCGACCTTGGGCCACTGATTTCGCGATATTGGCTAGCCTACCATGCAAGACAGAGGAGGAGAGAGTGGTGCGAGACCGGAAGGCCCTTTTGCTTCATAGTCAATTTGTTGATGTTTCAATTTTTAAAGCTGTTGGAGCGATACAAGGTGTTATTGATTCCAATCTTCAAGCAAGAGATACAATTTCAGGCTCTTTCTTGCTTGAAGATCATGTAGGAGACTTGTCCATAGTTGTAGAACGTGATGCAGCAGATGCAAGCTTGAAGACTGTGGTCAAAGTCAACGGCAATCACTTATCTGGTATCCCTGCTAAGGAAATTGCTCAAAGGAATTTGCTTAAAGGGGTAACCGCAGATGAGAGTGTAGTTGTTCAT GATACCTCTTCATTGAGCACTGTCATTGTAAGACTTTGTGGATACACTGCAACAGTGAAAGTTGTTGGCAAtgtgaagaagaaaaagtttgATGCTCAAGATATTGAAATTGATGATCTACCAGATGGAGGAGCTAATGCTCTTAATATTAACAG TTTAAGGGTGCTGCTGCACAAGTGTTGCAGTGCTGAATCATCTCTAGGACAGTCTTCTCACTCTACTTTGGAAGAGTTAGAAGCATCTAGATGTCTTATTCGGAAAGTAATTAAAGAGAGTTTAACCAAGCAAGAGGAGAAGCCAATTGCTTCAGAAAGGTCTATTAGATGGGAACTTGGCTCGTGTTGGTTGCAACATCTGCAAAAGCATGAAGCCTCAAAAGATACCAATTCTAAAAGCCCTGAGGATAATAGTGAGAACGAACAAGCTGTGAAAGGTCTTGGAAAGGAATTCAAATTTTTGAAGAAGAGGGATATGAAGCTTACTGTGACTTCCACACATGATagagaagaaattgaatctgGCCTGTGCAGCCAAGCTATGGGAATTAATGCCGGACAACATAGCAATGATGAGTCCAACATTGGGTGCGAATTGAGGAGATTGGTTTCTGAAGAAGCCTTCTTGCGTCTGAAAGAATCTGGAACTGGCCTTCATTTAAAG TCAGCAGATGAGCTTCTTCAAACAGCATACAGATATTATGATGAAGTTGCATTGCCTAAGctg GTAACGGATTTTGGCTCCCTTGAACTTTCGCCTGTTGATGGTCGCACGCTGACTGACTTCATGCATTTTAGGGGACTGCAGATGCGCTCTTTGGGACGGGTG GTTGAACTTGCAGAGAAGCTTCCTCACATACAATCACTTTGTGTTCATGAGATGGTTACTCGAGCTTTCAAGCACATACTTAAAGTGGTTATTGCATCTATCAACAATATATCAGACTTGTCTGCAGCCATAGCTTCATCCCTAAATTTCTTGCTTGGAAGTTGTGGGGTTGAAGGCAGTGATCAAACTATGAAGGATGACCATGCTCTCAAATTGCAGTGGTTGCGAACATTTCTTTCCCAGAGATTTGGTTGGACACTGAAAGATGAATTTCAGCATTTGAGAAAGCTTTCAATTCTTCGTGGACTTTGCCATAAG GTTGGATTGGAGTTGGTTCCAAGAGATTATGACATGGAGTGCTCAAACCCCTTTAGGAAATGCGACATTATCAGTGTAGTTCCCGTGTGTAAG AATGTAGGATGCTCTTCAGCTGATGGACGGACTCTGTTGGAGTCGTCGAAGGTCGCTCTTGATAAAGGAAAGCTTGAGGATGCTGTTAATTATGGAACGAAG GCTCTAGCAAAGATGATAGCTGTATGTGGTCCCTATCATCGGACTACTGCCAGTGCTTACAGTCTTCTAGCTGTTGTTCTCTACCACACAGGAGACTTTAATCAG GCTACTATATACCAGCAAAAGGCTTTGGATATCAATGAGAGGGAACTTGGTCTTGATCATCCAGATACAATGAAAAGCTATGGTGATCTTTCTGTGTTTTATTATCGTCTTCAACATGTTGAGTTAGCTTTGAA ATATGTGAACCGTGCTTTATTCCTTCTTCAATTTGCTTGTGGTCTGTCTCACCCTAATACCGCCGCTACATACATCAATGTGGCTATGATGGAAGAGGGTATGGGAAATGTTCATGTTGCTCTCAGATACCTGCATGAAGCTCTAAAGTGCAATCAAAGATTGTTAGGGGCAGATCATATACAG ACAGCTGCAAGCTACCATGCTATAGCCATTGCTCTTTCTCTGATGGAGGCATATTCCTTAAGTGTTCAACATGAGCAAACGACACTCAAGATACTTCAGGCAAAACTTGGAACGGAGGATCTTCGTACTCAG GATGCTGCTGCATGGCTTGAATATTTTGAATCAAAAGCCCTAGAGCAGCAAGAAGCAGCACGAAATGGAACTCCAAAGCCAGATGCATCCATCGCAAGCAAAGGTCACCTTAG TGTATCAGATCTCCTGGATTACATTAGTCCTGATCAAGACTCTAGAGGAAGTGATGCACTCAGGAAACAGCGTCGTGCAAAG GTACTCCAGGTTAGTGATAAGTCCTATCAAGTCCATCAAGATGTAATGGTCAAAGATGGCTTGGGAAATGCAATGGTTATGACAGATGATGGCAACACTCAAGAACAAGGGGTGGATATGATTCATAATGAAGAAGCAGAGGAAAATGATGATATCACCAAGTACAGGCCCACAGTTGCGGGGGAAGTTGTTGAAGAAACAACTTCAGATGAAGGATGGCTAGAAGCCAATCCAAAAGGACGGTCATGGAAAGCTGCTGGCAGGAAATCTGGCCGTAGACGACCAGCTCTTGCAAAGCTAAACATAAATACTGCAGAATATTCGAGTAATAGAGAAAGAAGGTATAGGAGTCAAATCATTTCCCCGGCACAAAGAAAAACTCCAAGGACAATTACAATGGAGGTGTCACCTGCGAAGCAATCAATTGAACTGCAGGCAAAAGCTACTGTCTCCAAACCTTTTTGTGCTCCGGCAAATCTCACTGCTATGGCATCAAAATCGCTCTCTTACAAAGAAGTAGCTGTGGCACCCCCTGGTATGGCTTTGAAGCCATCTCAGGAGATAGTAGAAGAATCAAGTGGGGCAAAACCTGAAACTCAGATATGCGGCGTTGTACCTGAGACATTTAAGGAGGAGGAAAGCAATGATATCCCTGTTATTGATAATAAACCAGGTCCTGATGAAGCAGAAGGAACTCATGAAAGTGAAACTCAACCCGAAAAATCTGGCCCTGAAGTTGAGgaaatttcttcttctaatcAGGAAAAGTACATTGAGAAAAATGGAAGTAAGCTTTCAGCTGCAGCTGAACCATTCAATCCAGGAGTGTGCCCACTGGTTCACCCTTTAAACTCAGCTTCTGCACCAAGCATATATGATGCGACAGCTAGTCAAGGAATGCTTGTAGTCCCAGCAGTGGCACCTCCACTTGCAAGAGTTCCTCGTGGGCCTAGGTCACCGCTGTATTATAGAACTGCTCAATCTTACCACATGAGACAAGGTCTCCTGAAATACCGAACTCATTTGGCAACACAACCTAGAAGCATGAACCCACATGCACCTGAGTTTGTTCCCAGTAGAGCTTGGCAAACAAATCCTGAAAATGGAGATTCTGCTATTTCAACCGAGATGAAATCTTTGCTTGAGACAAGCAAGGCaagagaggaagaggaggacTTTGATGAGGAATCCGGTAATGAAGTTCAAGATTGTTCTACAAAAAGGACAACCTCTGAGACCGAGAAGGCAGAACTTGCAAGGCAGATATTGCTCAGTTTCATTGTGAAGTCAGTACAGAATAATATTGATGGTGGAAGCGAGACTCTAGGCAGTAAAAGGCTTGACAGTTCAGAAAGTTCTTCGGATGCAATAGCTAATGACACTGCAATTATAAAAATCCTCTATGGAAATGAAGGAAAGACAAAATTGGTTACTCAGTCCAGCGACGGTGAACAGCTGAAAACCCCAGATGCTAATAAAAACAATCACGGTGACGGTGAAGGATTTATAGTTGTGACAAAGCGGAGAAGAAACAAACAGCAGTTCACAAACGGGGTTGCTGGGTTGTACAACCAGCAATCACTCTGCGCACCTGTTCTTTGA